ATGTTTTTCCATAGGGTTTCCAAGCTCTATGAATTCGCTGATAAACTCTATTGGCACAGCAGTAATATTCCAGATTATAGCAAAATTTTGTACCAGCGATGACCTGGTTTACTATAACATAGCTTCGTCCATATATATGTTTTTCTGGTTTGTTTTGGATGGTATCGGCAAAGGTGTATGTTCCATATCATCGAATAGCATAGGCAGTGGCGAACTTCAGACGATCAAACACGTATTCCTGTCCTCGTTGAAAATAACCTGTCTATTTGCCGTGGTAACAAGCTTTTTTATGATTATCAATACCGATATTATAATGTTTATGTTCTCCAATGATAATTATCAAAAAAACGCAGATAATATTTTGGCCAATATGCTGATCTGGACCTGGGTAAACATAGTAATCGAAAGTATTCGTTGGACCCTTCAAAACATATTGATTTCTGCCGGTGATACTAAGTTCACAACCGTTTCCAATATAACATGCTTTTGGTTTTTTGCCTTCGCACCAATATCGGTACTGATATGTAAATTTGGCTATGGAGCATTGATATGCTGGCCGTTTTTCGCCTTCGACAATATCATGAGAATCATACCTAATATTATTAGAGTCACCTCATTAAAGTTTAAAAACAAAGCCATGACCTTGTCCTATTACTGATTCTGTCGATCGGTGTTATCTTTGCCATGCTTTGCACCGATTGAGGTTATACAAAACTCCAACATGCTATTGAGTGTTTCTTTATCCTGTTCTTCCAGCCATGAAATCTTGTCGCCTAGCTTAAGTAATTGCACCTGCTTCCATTGGCAATTTTTACAACATTCACATTCATAGTCCAAAGGACAGGATAATAAAAGCCTGGCGATCTGTTGTTCCCGTGACAATCTAAAAAACTCTTCTTGGTTTTCTAACACATTGCATATCCTGGAACTTTTGTACAATTTTCAACTTGAGGTAATCGATATCACAAGATTTACAAAAAATTATTTATGTATAAAAAGTATGTCGATTCTTGTAAAAACACATTTGCTCTTGCCCATTGATACCAGCAATTAATACTAATCAAGTCTATGCATGAATCACAGACTGTCGAAAAAAACGAAAAAAACGAAAAAAACGAAAAAGACAAAAAAAAATACGACATAGCCATAATAGGTAGCGGATTGGCAGGGTTGACCGCCGCAAACTATCTCGCAAAACTTGGTTACAAGGTGTCAATATTTGAACAACACTACGAAATCGGTGGTCTTGCAGCCTGGTTTTCAAGAAAGGGAGGCCATATTTTCGATGTATCATTGCATGGGTTTCCCCAGGGTATGGTCAAATCCTGCAGAAAATATTGGACAAAAGAGATCGCTGACAGCATCGTGCAATTGAAAAGGATCCGTTTCGTGAATCCACAGTTTGACATCGAAACAACCTTCACAAGAGAAGATTTTACGAAAATTCTTGTGAAAAAATTCGGCCTGGCCACAGAGCAGGTCGAGGCATTCTTTACCAGCCTACGTAAGATGAATTTTTATGATGACGACCTGCGCAGCACAAAGCAGCTATTCGAGGAATTTTTCCCAGGACGCAGCGATGTGCATAGATTATTACTGGAACCAATAGCCTATGCCAACGGTTCCACCCTGGATGACGAGGCAATAACCTATGGTATCGTGTTCTCTAACTTCATGAGCAATGGAGTGTTCACCTTCGAAGGAGGTACTGACAGCTTGATAAATAAAATGTCCAATGAACTAAAATCCCATGGCGTAGACATCTTTACCCGTAGCAAGGTCGAAAAAATTCTCGTAGATTCGGACGGAGTTTCACAAAAGAAGGTGATTGGTATTGTTGTAAATGGTCAAAATATCTATTGCCGAACTGTGATTTCAAATGCCAATATATTGTTTACCATATCCACATTGGTCGGTGAAGATAAATTTCCAAAAGAATTCCTGAAAAAAAACCGTTCTGTCCGGATTAATAATAGTTCCTGCCAGGCCTATCTAGGCATCAGAAAGGGAGAAACAATTCCGGATATAGGAGATCTGATTTTTTCTTCGGAAAATAAGGAACTGGACAGTAAGGAGTTATGCCATTTCCATACCAAAAGCAGGACCTTTTCGATGTACTATCCGAAAACCAGGCCACAGCATGAACCTAGCTACGCCATCGTGGCTTCAATGAACGCAAACTGGGATGACTGGGCCAGTCTATCCAAGGAGGAATACAAAAAAGAAAAGTCAAGAATCATCGAAGATTCTATAGTTTCGTTGGAAAAATTCATACCAGATGTCCGGTCAAAAATAGATTACACCGAAGCGGCAACTCCATTGACATTCAACCGGTATACATCCCATCCAAAGGGAACTTCGTTTGGTACAAAATTTGAAGGCCTCGAGGTTTCCATGGATCTCCCAAATCAGATAACCGGCCTATATCACACCGGCTCCGTGGGAATAATAATGTCCGGGTGGCTTGGAGCCATGAACTACGGAGTCATTGTGGCTCACAAAGTTGCTAGCATTTTATGATTAAACCCTTGTGTTTATTTAACATAGATATATTATCTCATAGGAGTTTTTATGAAAGTTACCATATCTAACATTTTTGCCCGCGAGATCATAGATTCCCGTGGGAACCCAACCGTTGAAGTGGATGTTTGCTTATCAGATGGTTCGTTTGGAAGGGCTTCTGTACCATCAGGGGCAAGCACCGGTGAACGAGAAGCCCTGGAATTACGTGACAAAAATGCACCAAAAAATTCATTGGCTGGCATCGATACAAAAAAAAGATTCCGCGGCCTCGGTGTATTACTAGCCGTTAAAAATATCAACAAGCGCCTAGCCCCTATACTTATTGGCAGTGATGCCTTTGATCAAATCGGCATCGATTCCACCATGCTGAAATTTGATGGAACGAAAAACAAGAGCGATCTCGGTGCCAACGCCATCCTTGGAGTCTCTCTCGCCGTGGCTAAAGCTGCTGCTAATTCTGCTAAGATACCTCTATATAAGTACCTAGGTGGAACCAATGCCAAGGTCCTGCCAATCCCCATGATGAATGTGATGAACGGAGGTGCTCACTCCGATGCACCGATCGATATTCAGGAATTCATGATAGTTCCACACAATGCAAAATCTTTTCGTGAATCGGTACGTATGGGTGCAGAAACCTTTCATGCGCTGAAAGATGTGCTTCGATCCAAAGGCCTTTCAACCGCCGTCGGCGATGAAGGTGGGTTTGCTCCAAACCTGGAATCGAATGAAATGGCTCTTAGGGTAATCATCGAAGCCATAGAAGCCGCAGGCTACGAACCCAATAAAGATATCTCCATAGCCCTGGATGTGGCCGCCTCTGAATTTTTCGATGAACACAAAAAACGGTACCTGTTCAAAAAATCCGACCAATCGGTCCATGATGTCAGTTCCATGATAGGGTTTTATAAAGATTTAATAAAAAAATATCCAATAATATCCATCGAAGATGGCCTGGATGAAAACGATTGGGTTGGCTGGAAAAAATTAACCGAAAGTCTGGCAGATAAGATACAGCTCGTTGGTGATGATCTGTTTGTGACAAACCCAGAATACCTCAGTCGGGGAATAAAAGAAAACATCGCCAACGCAATACTTATAAAAGTCAACCAAATCGGTTCGCTCAGCGAAACACTAGATTGCATAGAATTGGCCAAAAGCGCTGGCTATAAATCCATTGTGTCCCATAGGTCAGGAGAAACCGAAGACCATACCATAGCCGACATAGCCGTGGCTACCAATGCGGGCCAGATTAAAACCGGGTCAATGAGCCGTACTGATAGAATTTGTAAATATAACCAACTCATGCGCATAGAGGAAGAACTTGGGGACCAAGCCCTATTTGCCGGCAGATTGTGATGATTATGGATTGGCCAACCAATAAATTGCTAAACAAAAATGGCCGAACATATATTAATCGATGGCTACAATGTTATCCATTCAATAAAAGAATTCAAAAAAAATTTATCTTTTGGTATAAATGCTTCGGCCCAAATTTTTATCCAGGAAGCATCCAGGTTGCTAATGATCATAGATAAGGTCACGCTAGTCTTTGACGGCAAGGATACTAAAACCACCATCGACTACCCCTATAATAGCAAAAGGTTTTGCGTGATATATTCGGATAAAAATACCACTGCCGACACACTTATAGAGCGGATTGTGAGAGAATCCAAGCACCCCATAAACTGCACCGTAATGACCAATGACCATGCCCTCGGTGATACCATAAGATCCGTCGGTGGGATCGTAATGCCATCAGAAGAGCTAATCAACCTTATTTCCGGTGGAGAATCTGTCTGTAAAAGAAGAATTATCTCCAGTAATAATGACCAATCCTTCGGCAATAAGCTATTTGAATGAATAAAATAGCAAATACATTTGAAAAATAGATTGAATATTGCATAATAGTAGTTAGCTAATTCAGAACAGCAAGTAGATGCATTGCGTTTCGGCGTGAAGATTTCCAGGTTGTCACAGATTGTTACAATCAAGAAAGTGGCTACTACAAGCAGATCGAAGGTATATCGTGCCATGGGGTTACTTTTCGATGACGATCTCGTGGCATAACAACATACAGTATAAAAAAAATAATAATATCATGAGGATTTATGTAGGAAATCTTTCGCAGGACTCCACAGAGGATGGCGTGAAGATTGCATTTGAAGCTCACGGTGAAGTAGAAAGCGTGAGATTTATAGTTGATCGGGATACAAACCAACCCAAAGGATTTGGATTCATCGAGATGCCGAAGCAAAACGAAGCAGTGGCTGCCATAACAGCATTGAATGGCAGCGAACTAGATGGCAATGAACTGATTGTCAGCGAAGCTAGGCCAAAACCAAATCCAAGGTTCAGGTCCGGTGGCGGCGGCTTCCGGGGTGGCTATCGAGATGGAAGAGGTGGCGGTGGATCCCACGGTGACTTTGGTGACCGAAATCGGCGTTCCGGCGGAGGATTCCGCGGGAGTCGTGGTGGCGATCGCTAACAGTTAAAACCTATTCCAAAGTTTTCACCGGCCCTATCCATTGGGTCGGGTTTATTTTTATAATTATTTAGACCTAGGCATGCTGTGGTCCTAAAGTCGGCACAGTTTTTATTTCATCCTGGATTATAATTGCAATACATCGATATTGTTATATGGATGTAGACCAATTGGATGGGTATATAATGACCGATTCTGTCCCCAGTCACTGGGAAAACAGATGTTTCTCGATTATAGAGATCATCATTACCCTGGCAATCATTGGTATAATAGCCACGGCCACGGTACCGATGATAAAAAAACTTACATGGAATGCCAATAGGGCGAACGGTGCATCTAATATGAGGCAAATAACCTTGGCTTATGTTCTGCTCCTGTCCGAAAAAAACATTAGCCCAGCAACGGAAGCAGCTTCAATAGTTTCGAATGCCCAGCCGGGTCAAATAACCGACCATATCTATGCAGCCATACTCACCAAACACAGAAATGATTTGAGTCCAAAAATCTTTGCCTGGAAGTCAGATAAAATGGTAAAAACATTCGTCAGGACCAATAAATTTCCATCCACCATCCTTAGCAAACAAACCGGTCAGATGGCCGATAATTTTTCAAACCTTCCGCTGAGTGTGCATTTTTTTGAGGTGGATCCGGATGTT
Above is a genomic segment from Puniceicoccales bacterium containing:
- a CDS encoding NAD(P)/FAD-dependent oxidoreductase encodes the protein MHESQTVEKNEKNEKNEKDKKKYDIAIIGSGLAGLTAANYLAKLGYKVSIFEQHYEIGGLAAWFSRKGGHIFDVSLHGFPQGMVKSCRKYWTKEIADSIVQLKRIRFVNPQFDIETTFTREDFTKILVKKFGLATEQVEAFFTSLRKMNFYDDDLRSTKQLFEEFFPGRSDVHRLLLEPIAYANGSTLDDEAITYGIVFSNFMSNGVFTFEGGTDSLINKMSNELKSHGVDIFTRSKVEKILVDSDGVSQKKVIGIVVNGQNIYCRTVISNANILFTISTLVGEDKFPKEFLKKNRSVRINNSSCQAYLGIRKGETIPDIGDLIFSSENKELDSKELCHFHTKSRTFSMYYPKTRPQHEPSYAIVASMNANWDDWASLSKEEYKKEKSRIIEDSIVSLEKFIPDVRSKIDYTEAATPLTFNRYTSHPKGTSFGTKFEGLEVSMDLPNQITGLYHTGSVGIIMSGWLGAMNYGVIVAHKVASIL
- a CDS encoding RNA-binding protein, whose translation is MRIYVGNLSQDSTEDGVKIAFEAHGEVESVRFIVDRDTNQPKGFGFIEMPKQNEAVAAITALNGSELDGNELIVSEARPKPNPRFRSGGGGFRGGYRDGRGGGGSHGDFGDRNRRSGGGFRGSRGGDR
- the eno gene encoding phosphopyruvate hydratase, which gives rise to MKVTISNIFAREIIDSRGNPTVEVDVCLSDGSFGRASVPSGASTGEREALELRDKNAPKNSLAGIDTKKRFRGLGVLLAVKNINKRLAPILIGSDAFDQIGIDSTMLKFDGTKNKSDLGANAILGVSLAVAKAAANSAKIPLYKYLGGTNAKVLPIPMMNVMNGGAHSDAPIDIQEFMIVPHNAKSFRESVRMGAETFHALKDVLRSKGLSTAVGDEGGFAPNLESNEMALRVIIEAIEAAGYEPNKDISIALDVAASEFFDEHKKRYLFKKSDQSVHDVSSMIGFYKDLIKKYPIISIEDGLDENDWVGWKKLTESLADKIQLVGDDLFVTNPEYLSRGIKENIANAILIKVNQIGSLSETLDCIELAKSAGYKSIVSHRSGETEDHTIADIAVATNAGQIKTGSMSRTDRICKYNQLMRIEEELGDQALFAGRL
- a CDS encoding NYN domain-containing protein: MAEHILIDGYNVIHSIKEFKKNLSFGINASAQIFIQEASRLLMIIDKVTLVFDGKDTKTTIDYPYNSKRFCVIYSDKNTTADTLIERIVRESKHPINCTVMTNDHALGDTIRSVGGIVMPSEELINLISGGESVCKRRIISSNNDQSFGNKLFE